Proteins co-encoded in one Dyadobacter sp. CECT 9275 genomic window:
- the traM gene encoding conjugative transposon protein TraM produces the protein MKENENKKSVVRVTEGNSTATADALQDGTQNNKEKLKKPLIFGLMAIVFVGCMYLIFKPSEDKKTIENVGLNDAVPEATGTGMPADKGKAYEQEMLERKEQEKRNALATLSDYWNTEDKEEPTDEPFNEEEENNSFGGSGRNSARSSNPALNSYRNSQSALSSFYQDDNAETMELRKQVDELKEKLSEKDVPPVATVDDQLKLMEKSYEMAAKYLPKNANTENSTPANGAVPDAVSAMATNQKEHFVSFTSARKNTVSALYREPSDSAFLADWSETKNRGFYTAGSLEQMAQPKNSIKACVHDAQTVVGETGVRLRLLEPAKTPSRTIPKGTILTANAKFQGGRLQLKVTSIELEGNIIPVDITIYDLDGQQGLYVPYSPEMNALTEMAGNMSQTGGTSVMLTQNAGQQVAADLSRGVVQGISGYFAKKVRTPKVTLKAGYQVFLVSKK, from the coding sequence ATGAAAGAAAATGAGAACAAAAAATCGGTTGTTCGGGTAACGGAGGGGAACTCGACAGCAACTGCTGATGCGTTGCAAGACGGCACACAGAATAATAAGGAGAAGCTCAAAAAGCCCTTAATTTTCGGCTTAATGGCGATTGTTTTCGTGGGTTGTATGTACCTCATATTTAAACCATCCGAAGACAAAAAGACAATTGAAAATGTAGGGCTGAACGATGCGGTACCAGAGGCTACTGGAACTGGAATGCCTGCAGACAAAGGCAAGGCGTATGAACAGGAAATGCTCGAACGCAAAGAGCAGGAAAAACGCAATGCATTGGCTACACTTTCAGACTACTGGAATACAGAAGACAAAGAAGAGCCAACCGACGAACCGTTTAATGAAGAAGAGGAAAACAACAGCTTTGGCGGTAGTGGGAGAAATTCGGCAAGAAGCAGTAACCCTGCTTTGAACAGCTATCGAAATAGCCAAAGCGCATTGAGTTCCTTTTATCAAGATGATAACGCTGAAACAATGGAACTGCGTAAGCAGGTGGATGAATTGAAAGAAAAATTATCAGAAAAGGATGTGCCACCTGTGGCCACAGTTGATGACCAATTGAAGCTAATGGAGAAATCCTATGAAATGGCAGCAAAGTATCTGCCAAAAAATGCGAATACCGAAAATTCAACACCTGCTAATGGTGCTGTTCCGGATGCTGTTAGTGCTATGGCTACTAACCAAAAAGAGCATTTTGTATCGTTCACATCAGCAAGAAAAAATACAGTATCAGCCCTTTACCGTGAACCATCGGACAGTGCTTTTTTAGCGGATTGGAGCGAAACAAAGAACCGTGGGTTTTATACCGCTGGTTCTTTGGAACAAATGGCACAACCCAAAAACAGTATCAAAGCCTGTGTACACGATGCCCAAACAGTAGTTGGCGAAACAGGTGTGCGTTTACGATTATTAGAGCCTGCAAAAACACCGAGCCGTACCATTCCAAAAGGAACGATTTTAACGGCTAATGCGAAATTTCAGGGAGGGCGTTTACAACTAAAAGTTACCTCGATAGAACTGGAGGGCAATATCATCCCGGTAGATATAACCATTTACGATTTGGACGGACAGCAAGGCTTGTACGTTCCTTATTCGCCCGAAATGAATGCCCTTACTGAAATGGCAGGCAATATGAGCCAGACAGGCGGAACAAGCGTAATGCTCACGCAAAATGCTGGACAGCAGGTTGCAGCAGACCTTAGTCGTGGCGTGGTACAGGGAATTTCGGGCTACTTCGCCAAAAAGGTAAGAACCCCAAAAGTTACGCTGAAAGCAGGATATCAAGTCTTCTTGGTATCTAAAAAATAA
- the traN gene encoding conjugative transposon protein TraN produces MKNHLKTFWAIALILGFAVQSFAQDSIRTPLALGKIEPYKMEVTYDKTSHLIFPTAIRYVDLGSEYLIAGKAEDAENVLRVKATVRDFEPETNFSVITNDGRFYSFNVYYSSYPEAMSYDLLTMQKAVDKANGNDVLFEELGNNSPSLAGLLLETIYKNDKRIVKHIGAKSFGIQFILKGIYIHNGKYYFHTELRNKTNVPFQIDFINFKVVDKKVAKRTVVQERPMIPLRTYKPLDEIGGKLTEQNVFLLDQFTIADDKVLLIEIFEKNGGRHQTLQVENSDLIKARLINDMHLKF; encoded by the coding sequence ATGAAAAATCATTTAAAAACCTTTTGGGCAATTGCCCTGATACTCGGCTTTGCCGTACAATCTTTTGCACAAGACAGCATCAGAACTCCGCTTGCATTAGGCAAGATAGAACCGTATAAAATGGAAGTTACCTACGATAAAACTTCGCACTTGATTTTTCCGACCGCTATCCGTTATGTGGATTTGGGAAGCGAATATCTAATTGCAGGAAAAGCAGAAGATGCGGAAAACGTGTTGCGTGTAAAAGCAACGGTAAGGGATTTCGAACCTGAAACCAATTTTTCGGTCATTACCAATGACGGACGTTTTTACAGTTTCAATGTCTATTACAGTTCTTACCCAGAGGCAATGAGTTACGACCTACTCACAATGCAAAAGGCAGTTGATAAAGCTAACGGTAACGATGTGCTTTTTGAAGAGTTGGGCAATAATTCGCCTTCGTTGGCAGGATTGCTTTTGGAAACGATTTACAAAAATGATAAGCGTATTGTAAAGCACATTGGGGCAAAAAGTTTCGGCATACAGTTTATTTTGAAAGGAATTTACATTCACAACGGCAAATACTATTTCCATACGGAATTGAGAAATAAAACCAATGTGCCTTTCCAGATTGATTTTATCAATTTCAAAGTAGTAGATAAAAAGGTAGCCAAACGTACTGTGGTACAAGAACGCCCTATGATACCCCTCAGAACTTACAAGCCTTTGGACGAGATTGGCGGAAAACTAACCGAACAAAACGTATTCCTGTTAGACCAATTTACCATTGCCGATGACAAGGTACTGTTGATTGAGATTTTCGAGAAGAACGGTGGCAGACATCAAACTTTGCAGGTAGAAAATTCGGATTTGATAAAAGCTCGTTTGATAAACGATATGCACCTAAAATTTTAA